The proteins below are encoded in one region of Phaseolus vulgaris cultivar G19833 chromosome 1, P. vulgaris v2.0, whole genome shotgun sequence:
- the LOC137814303 gene encoding casein kinase 1-like protein 6: protein MDHVIGGKFKLGRKIGSGSFGELYIAVNIQTGEEVAIKLEPAKTKHPQLHYESKLYLLLQGGTGIPHLKWFGVEGDYNAMAIDLLGPSLEDLFNYCNRKLTLKTVLMLADQLINRVEYMHSRGFLHRDIKPDNFLMGLGRKANQVYIIDYGLAKKYRDLQTHRHIPYRENKNLTGTARYASVNTHLGIEQSRRDDLESLGYVLMYFLRGSLPWQGLKAGTKKQKYDKISEKKMSTPIEVLCKSHPSEFVSYFHYCRSLRFEDKPDYSYLKRLFRDLFIREGYQFDYVFDWTILKYPQIGGSSRGRHESGKAAMHAGPSVQKPEKISVGKEIREKFSGAVEAFSRRNPTSSSPRGDHSKHRGFDEVAVHKDVYHEEKGRNSSRYGSSSRRAIISSSTRPSSSGDHTDSRTGRLTSSVSRPSTRNAQPTYTRSGSTRGNRDDPLRSFELLSIRK, encoded by the exons ATGGATCATGTTATTGGTGGGAAATTTAAACTGGGAAGGAAAATTGGGAGTGGGTCTTTTGGGGAGCTTTATATTG CTGTCAATATACAAACTGGAGAGGAGGTGGCTATCAAGCTG GAACCTGCGAAGACCAAGCATCCCCAGCTTCACTATGAGTCAAAATTGTATCTGCTTCTTCAAGGAGGAA CGGGGATTCCCCATCTCAAGTGGTTTGGAGTAGAGGGAGATTACAATGCCATGGCAATCGATCTTCTTGGACCAAGTCTGGAAGATTTGTTCAATTATTGCAATCGGAAGTTAACATTGAAGACAGTGTTAATGCTTGCTGATCAATTG ATTAACAGAGTTGAATATATGCATTCTAGAGGCTTCCTTCACCGTGACATTAAGCCAGACAATTTTTTGATGGGCCTAGGACGTAAAGCAAACCAG GTTTACATCATCGACTATGGCCTTGCAAAGAAATATAGGGATCTTCAGACACATAGGCACATACCATACAG GGAAAACAAGAACCTTACAGGCACAGCTCGGTATGCAAGTGTTAACACCCATCTTGGAATCG AACAAAGCAGAAGGGATGATCTGGAATCTCTTGGTTATGTGCTCATGTACTTCTTAAGAGGAAG tCTTCCTTGGCAGGGACTGAAGGCTGGcaccaaaaaacaaaaatatgataaaatcaGTGAGAAGAAAATGTCAACTCCGATAGAG GTGCTTTGCAAATCGCATCCCTCAGAGTTTGTATCATATTTTCACTATTGCCGATCGCTGCGGTTTGAGGACAAGCCTgattattcatatttaaagaGGCTTTTTCGAGATTTATTTATTCGAGAAG GCTATCAATTTGACTATGTTTTTGATTGGACTATATTGAAGTATCCACAGATTGGTGGCAGCTCTAGAGGGCGC CATGAAAGTGGCAAGGCAGCTATGCATGCAGGACCATCTGTACAAAAGCCAGAAAAGATATCAG TTGGGAAAGAGATTCGTGAAAAATTCTCTGGTGCTGTTGAAGCTTTCTCTCGAAGGAATCCAACAAGTTCCAGTCCTCGTGGTGATCACTCCAAACATAGGGGTTTTGATGAAGTAGCAGTGCACAAGGATGTG TATCATGAAGAGAAGGGACGGAATTCATCTCGATATGGCAGCAGTTCAAGAAGAGCCATAATCTCATCATCAACCAGGCCAAGTTCCTCCGGGGATCATACTGACAGTCGTACTGGCCGGCTCACCTCAAGTGTGAGCCGTCCATCTACTAGAAACGCTCAACCGACATACACGCGGTCTGGATCTACCAGAGGCAACCGCGATGATCCCCTCCGGAGTTTTGAGCTCCTCTCTATCAGGAAGTAA